Within Bacteroidota bacterium, the genomic segment GTTCCTGAGACGGCAACATTCCGTATCGCGGCACTTCCGCCTTCATTGGTAATGTCGCCAGCATAGCTTTGCGCAGCAGTGGGCTTGAATCGTACATACACCGTCGTTGACGACAACGTTCCCCCTGCATAGGCCACCTGCACGGACGAACCAAACCCCGACCCGCTGGTCGACGATACTTCGAACCCGGAGGGCGCTGTGATGGTAATGTCGCCAGTGGCGGGCGAGAGTGTATTTCCTGAAACGGTGAACGTCTTCTCAACGGATGTCGTATTGATAAGAACCGCTCCAAAAGAAAGTGAAGCTGGAGAGACAGCAATTGTCGGCACCGCAAGCGTTGTCTGGCTGCCCGTGCCCGGATTTGTTGTGTTGTAGTTCTGCGAATTGCCGCTGCCGATGTTGTATTCGTACACGGCGAAATGATAGGCGGTGTTGCTTTGCAGATTGGTAACCGTAACACCCGCGCCGGTTCCATCATACACAATTCTATTTCCGCCGCCCTGATCGGTCGCCGCCGTGAAATCGCTGTTCACGCCGCTTGCCGGACTTCCGTCTGTAGGGATGAACGTTACTGCCGCATCTAACCGGGCAGCAACAATCCTTCGCTCTCCGTTCCCTCCTGTGAAGTTCACAAGAATGGAACTTCCCGTTATCGTGCCGAATGAAATGGTTGACTGCATGGTTGGTTCCAAAGGAAGCGTAACGCCATCCACAGCAACATCCTTTGTCGGAACGCCGACACTCGCGTGCGCGATATTACCCGAGAAGAGTCCGGCAGATGCGCTGTTCATTCGCACCGAAACGGAGACGGGCTGACCCGCAATCTCTCCCCCAACTACTGCCAACGCCACCGGCGACGCGTTCCCGTTCCACGTGGTTCCTCCATTCGTAGAAATCTCGAATCCAACCGGCGGGGTTACAACAACGTCGTCCACAAGACTGACGCCCGAAACGCTGTACGATTGGCTCCCGGATGGCGTGCCGATAACGTGTTGAAAACTGCCCAGAGAAGTTTCCGAAGTGATGATATTGGCGGATGCAATTGCCGTTGTTCCGGAAACCACGACATCCTGCGGGCACACATACTTTTGTGTTGAAGAAGATGTGTACCAACCGTAGACGCGGAGGTAGAACGTTTCGCCGCCGGCAACCGTGACATCAAGAGTGTAATTGGGTGACGGAGAGAGCATCGAGCCGTTGGGAAGAACAAGTACCGAACTGTTGAGCTTCGTGCGCGTCGTAAACGTTGGATCGGTGGAGTACCAGATGTTCGCCCGCATGTTGCTGCCCCCTGCTGCGCCTAAATTCATCGTTACCGACGTAACATTGAATTCATACGTCGCATCGGGTGACACCGCGAATTGAACGTAGCGGCTCTCATTTTGATCCGATTCGCCCGGCCAACTGTTGTCCGGCGTGGTCAAACGCTGGCTGCTGTTTGGGCCCGTGTAGCTGTTGACTACCATACTGCTGAACGTCTCGACAGTTCCCGACACATTTCCCGACGTTGCCACACTCGTCGTGGTGACACTCGACAACGCCCACGTAGCCGAAGCGGCTTGCGCATGTACTTCCCGCGTCACCAGCGCAACACTCACGATCACGAGAATGGTCAACAACAACTTCTTCATACTCTCTCTTTCTTTCTTAGATTCAAATTTATTCCTACGCCGCCACCTTTCCCCTTGCAGGGAGCGTGGTTTGCATAGTTGCACGCTCGCCTAATCGCGGGTCAATACGATTCGAAAGCAAGAGTGCCTTCCTGAAAAGAGGCGCAGGCCACTTTTCCTTCAGGAAGTTTGTCAGCAACAGGGGAGCCGCCGCGCCCGCACACGCCATCACAAAAGCCGGAACACTCCCCGAGGCACCCCACCCTGATACTTCCGCGAGAGAATCTCCCCACAAAGCTCCGAGAATGCCCCACAGCATATCATCAACCATGCTGTACGAACGATCCCGCATCAGGCGACGTCCGACACGTGCCGCAGTCACTCCAATCAATACCAAAGCGAATATGTTCATGATCTCAGGCTCCGTTCCGGCACTTACCTGACAAGCGTGAGCTTGCGAATCTGAATCCGGTTCCCGCTTTCGAGACGGTAGAAGTACATCCCGCTTGAGAGATTCCGCGCATCGAATGATATTGTGTAGTTCCTTCCGGGTTCGGCCATCCCGTCAAACAGCGTTGCGACCTTTGCGCCAAGGAGATTGAATACATCAAGCTTCGTGACTGCCGGATGCTCCACCGTAAATCTGATCTGTGTGGAAGGATTGAACGGATTCGGGAAATTCTGATACAGCACAAACACGTGCGGCGCACTTTCCGCAACCGACGTCAACACATCAACGCTGACGGGCTCGCTGAAATGGATTGAGCCGTCAAGATCTATTTGTTTGAGACGGTAAAACCACTGTCCGGGAGGAACGCCGTTCTCGGTGAACGTATACATGCGGGGTTCATTTGTTGTTCCGTGACCCGGAATAACCGGCGATACGCTTGCATATCCGCTTTCTCGTTGCGCCGATCGCTGAACTTCAAATCCGTAGTTGTTGATTTCGCTGATGGTCATCCAGTCCAGCCGAACACCTGCATTCGTGATATATGTGGCAGAGAATGAAGCAAGTTGAACAGGAAGAGGCGCGAGGCTGTTGCCTGCAGTCCAGCGTGAAAAACTGTTTACGTCAGTTAAATAGATGACTTTGAACAGCGTGTTTACGGTTCCGCCCTGCCCAGTCCACGTCACGCCATTATCAACGGATTTGAAGAGTGTAAGATTGTTTTCAGGAATGCTGTTCAGTTCGGATACATCATACATCATTCCGAAAGTTGCGTTCAAACCGGTATTGTTGGTCGGCGTGATGTCGAAATAGCGGCTGATGCTCGAGTTTCCGTTTCCCGTTTGCACAGCATGGCCCCGTGTGATTGCGGTTGAGCCAAGATCGGCCGATGAGCCGATTCCTATTCCGAGGCCGGCAATGTTTGTGAGAACATCGGGCGCGTTAAGGCTTCGAGTTGCAGTGATAACACCGCTGCTGCCTTTCACTGTGTTGCCGGGAGTTTCGGACAGCATTCCGGAAGTTCCGAGAGAAATATCATTCCCGTTCAAATCCAAACTGCCTGACGTCAATGAGAGAGTTCCATCGACGGCAGTCGAGCCAGAAAGCGTTACTCCGTTGGCGTTGCTGATTGTCAGGTTGTTCGCCGTCGCGGGCAGACCTGTTCCAGTCACCTGGGCGGCACTTCCGTTGTATGTAAAATTGGCTGCCGCATCAAAATTCCTTGCGGTTGTTTGGATGTTCCCCGCGGCTCCTGCAGACGTGATTCCGTCCGGAGAGCCGATGCCCAGTGTTCCGGCAGCATTTAGCGTAAACGCGGGGCCGGTTATTACTGCGGTTCCGCAATTCAGCGTGCCGCCTCCTTCTACATTGAACGTACGGCCGGTTCCGACAACAACGCTGTTGTTCAAGGTAGTCGAGGCACCGTTCTTCACCGTCCATTCGAGGTTGGTATTCGTGATCGCTCCACCGGATTGCGTGAATGATTTGTTCACGCCCGTGAAGTTCATGAGCAGCATATTCGTGCTTCCGGTATTGGCTGCATACGTGCCGCCGGTTTGATTCCAATTGCCGCCGATGTTAAAGGCACAGCCTGTGCTCGTTCCGCCACAGTATTGAAATGATCCTCCCTCCAAAATAAAATCGCCCGCAAGATTCACCGATTGATTTGTCTGGCCCGAAGCAAAAAAGCGAACGATTGTCGGAGTAGCGCCGGAACTGACCATTCTGAAGTAGCCGGCAATGTTTGTGAGATTTCCCGCAAAGTTCACATTTGATGCAGTCATTCCGGGAGAGTTCCAAATGATATTCCCGTATGCTGTTCCTGCCAGAAACATCGAGGTTACCGAACCGCCGATTATGCCTGTAACTTCAATGGTCGAAGTCGGATGCCACGTCACGATGCCTGATCCGGCGGTTTTGGGAACGTTGTTGTTATTTGTTGCATGTTCGTGCCTGCTTCCGGCGCCGTACGATACTGTACCGTTGGTGGTTGTGAATGTGACGGCGGTTCCATCAAGCCGGACTGTTCCGTTTACTGTGAGTGTTCCGCTAACGGCAATGTCGGTTCCCGTGCCGTCAACAATTGTAAGCCTTACGCCGCTATTGACAACTACAGTGCCGCCCGTATTTATGGTCAGCTGGTCAACGCTCACATCCGCGATAACAGTAACTACATGCCCGCTTTGAATAGAGATACTTCCATCTGTGGAAGTCGGGGCTAAGGTTGCCGCTTCCCACTCAGTTCCATTGTAGGTTTCCCATGTTGCCGCTGAACTCCAATCACCCGTTGCCGCCGAACGAAAATCCCCGGCAGTTTGTGCTAATATCCCGCGGGCGGGAATAAGAACAAGTACAGCCACCAAATAGAATGCATGTTTCATTGCTTTTTTTCCTTTCCCCTTGAATGACAGTTGACATTTGTGTGGTGAATGACATGGCTTTCATAAATCACTTTTCTTAGAATGTTCCAGCCAATAGCCAGCGGAATAAGTTTCGGGCGGCTGTCTGATTATCGTAACCTTCCGGAAGTCTCCAGGTCCCCATATACTCGTTATAGAACCATGGATCGCCAACTGCAAACACAGCCCCTTTCCCTACCTTCGCAAATGCCATGATGACATCGTCATTCTCGGTTAGAATGGCACGGGCAGGTTCCTGAACATTGATGGTGCTGATCTCCTTGATAAACACTCTTCTGACATCTTTGAAAAGGGGATGATCGGGAAAACGATCGAATGTTGCGCCCGAAAATTCTGTAGCCGTGGCAGGATTTCGACTATCTTCGTTGAATCGTATGCCGAATCGTTGGGCTAACCCGTTGAAGTGTTCAAACTCGGCCTTCCCTTTGTCGTTACCGAACAATACCAGAACGCCACCGGCTTTCACCCAATCTGTGATTGCGTCGGCCGCGTTCCCGTCAATGAAATTCGGAAATTCGGTTTCCTGCTTCGTGTCGGGATCGACAATGATATAGATATCAGCCCGCTGAAGTGTACGTTGAGTCGGGGCTTGACACAGCGTATCAATCACGGCACCTGTTTGTGAGATTATTGTTCCAAGTATTGAAAAACCAGAATTGGCAGTATCATCCCATACATAATGATAGCGGTAACGACGCCCTTTTGAATCCTGCTTCCATTCATTGTTGCTGAAGCAGTCGAGCATAACGAGTTTTCCAACTCCGACTAATTCCTTCTGACTATCGTTCTTCATCATGCCACCGAGGGGGATGCTGAGGCGATGGATTTCCTCCGTAGCAAGCCGGGCAACTTCAGCGGCTCCAAGACTGCTGAAATGTGTATTGTCCTCTTTTCCCTCTGGCACGGCAGAGTATTTTCCGGAATCAATCCACAGAAACAACGGCTTCGTTTTCTCTACTCCAAGCTGCTCGAACAACTCATGGCTTCGCTTATGTAAGTCGATAACGGGAACAGAGAACTCTTTTCCAATCTCTCTGACAACCGCCGGATATTCACCGTGTACATCATAAAATCTCCTATTCGAATCGAATCGCCTGCGACAAACGGGCGTGATCAGGATCGGGATGGCTTGTTTGGCTTTGGAGTCGGTTATGAACTTGATCAGGTTTGCTCTGTAGTCAGTGCGGGCTTCGGCGTGGCGGACGGGGTCTTCTTTCTTGGCGTCGTTCTGTCCAAACTGAATCATGACGTAATCACCTTGTTGCAACTGCTGCATGACAGCCTGCCAACGACCTTCATCGATGAAGCTCTTTGTGCTCCGCCCGTTCCGTGCGTGATTCTGAACGACTGCCTGATCTGTAAACGCCAGACTAAACATCTGACCCCATCCGCGTTCGGGATTCCCGATAAGTTCCTTTTCGGCCATGGTGGAATCGCCTATAAGGTAGATTTGAGGCGAAGAACTCATGCCAGCGAGCATGAGAAGGGCCAAACAAACAATGATTACCACACTTCGGAACTTCATGGTTTACTTCATCGGTAACTGTAAAACGCTGAAGAATTCAAATCTCTATCATCATCCTAAGCAAGAGCTACGACAACAACCTATCAGCTGAACGCAGCAGTCGGGTCTATGCAGGCTTCAGTTTCACGACCTTCTCTCCACTTGGAATAACCTGCGCCCTTCGCTCAATGCATGTCTCCCGGAGGACGAGTTGAGTTGGCAGTATTACATGGTGCTCGCGTGAAACATCCGGTTGAGCGAGACATTCAAGCATAATCTGCACAGCGCGAGCACCCAGGTCACAAGCCGGCTGACGAACAACGCTCAGTGCAGGTGAAATAAACTCTCCTACATCTGTATCGCCAAAACAGATTAGGTCGAAATCATCAGGGATGCGCACTCCCAATTCTTTGGCTGCTTTATAGATTCCAAGGGCTACAGGATATGTTGCCGCAAAGATGAACTCGGGCAATGGCCCCTTGTTAAGGAGTATCTTGAATCCGTTGTAGCCGTCCCCAGCGCCGTAGCCGCCATGAATAATCCACTCCTTGTTCATGGGGAGATTGTGCTGATTCAATGCATGCTCAAAGCCGGTCAATCGGTTGCGGCCGATGTTAATGGTCGGGTCGCCGCCGACAAATCCGAGTTTCCGATAGCCGATTTTTATGGCATGATCAACCGCATGGAATACACCTTCACGGTCATCAACCAGGACACTGCTGAATCCCGGCAGCGGAGGCTCAAGCCGTCGATCAACGAACAGTAACGGTATGCCGCTTTTCCGAATAATGTGAAAAATCTCCGGGTCCTTCGTCTGCTGAGTAATGGAAATGATGATCCCGTCAACGCGCATCGCAAGAAGCGTTTGCAAGTGTTTTCGTTCCCGCTCGGCATTTTCCTGCGACACTGTCAGGATCGTTTCGTACCGGTTCTCGAATGCTGCGTTGTACACGCCTTCGATCAACGAGCCAAAGAAATAATGTGCTATCTTGGGAACAACAAGCCCGATCATATGTGAGCGGCGGGAAGAGAGATTTCTCGCCATGATGTTGGGTGTATACCCCAGTTCGTTGGCAATCTTTCTCACTTTACTTGTTGTCTCATCCGAAATATCCGGATGCCCCCGGAGCGCCTTAGATACAGTCACTCGCGATACCTTCAGGCGCTTCGCTATATCATCAAGCGTAACATGAGACCTGCGTTTCAAGCAATCCTCGTTGGTAGTGAAACATCTGTGCTGAACATGACAATCATTGTCTTTTCGCCCTCTCTAACTCTATTGCAGCAAGCAGAAATGGTCCGTAGCCTTTAATGTCGTTCGATCGTTGTGCTTCACTTGTGTAGTAGGCAAAGGTTCCATCGCGGTAGGGCTTCCCGCCCAATCCCGCTCCCTTGATAGTGTTGTGCAGGTCAACGAACCCGTTAGCATCAACTGTGACGTGGCGGCTGCAGATAGCCTCGAACGATCGACCGGCTTCCTGACCGTATTCTTTCGGCAGATAACCGAGTCGAGCACCTTTTGCGAGCGCGTAGGTAAACATTCCAGCTGAAGAAGATTCGAGATAGTTGCCCTCTCTTGACCCCTGATCAAGAATAAGATACCAGAGATGTGACGAAGTATCGCGCCACTTGAGCAGGCCGTTTGCCACATCATTCAGAATGGCAATGAGATTTGCTCGCTTGGAATGCTCGGCAGGAAAATAATCAAGAACATCCACTAACCCCATGACATACCAGCCCATCGCTCTGCCCCAGAAACTTGGCGAACATCCGGTTTTTGAATCGGCCCATGGCATTTGACGGCTTTCATCCCACGCATGATAGTACAGACCGGTCAGAGAGTCCCTTGTATGTTGAGCTATCCAGATAAACTGGTTTGCTATATCGTCAAACAGTTCAGATTCACCGTACGTCGAGGCATACATTGCTACAAAGGGTTGAGCCATGTACAGGCCGTCCAGCCACATCTGGTTGGGATAGATTTTCTTGTGCCAGTACCCTCCTTCATTCGTACGAGGATGCTCCCGCAACTGCAGACGCAACGTGTCGGCCGCGTAACGGAAGCGGGCATCTTTCGTCTCGTCATAGGTTCTCAGTAACGCCCGTCCCGGCGCAACAAGATCGATGTTGTAGTCGGTTCGTTTGTACGTCTTGATCCGGCCATCCGAGTCAATGTACTGCAGAAGGTTCTGATGGATGAAATCAAAATACTTCTTCTCACCGGTGTGGAGAGAGGTTTGATACAGGGCCCAGAGAATAAGGCCCTGTTCATAATTCCACTTTGTTTCTGTGAATCCAGTATCGTACGTGACGGCACCGGGGTGTCGAAGCACGAACGAATCCGCAATCCTGACGGACCACGGCTTGTCAGTCGGGATTCTCTGTGATGCCGGACCGTTGCCGCAAGCCGGCAGCAAGAGGACTCCGGCAAACAAACCGAGTATGCTGAATTTGTGTATGCGAGTTCTTGACATTACTCTTTACATTCGGCTCAATTATTTGAGCAGTACCATTCTTCTGCTTTCCACAAGATCGCCGGACTGAACACGGTAAATATAGACACCCGAGCTGAGATTCGTCGCATCAAACGTCAGTGTATGCGTGCCGGCTTGTTTCTTTCCCTCAAACAGCGTCGCAACCTTCTGGCCGATCAGGTTGAAGATTCTGATGCTGACCTGTGATTCCCGCGGAAGTCCGAATCGAATGGCGGTTGATGGATTAAACGGGTTCGGGTAGTTCTGCTCCACAAAGAATGACTGCGGAATTGTCCCATCGTTCCCAACCGAAGTGACGAGCAAACTGCCACCCTCAAACGAAATCGAACCGGAAGGTCCCAACGTAAACGGTACTGTATTGTTGAACACGCCCGCCATCAACCGGAGCACTCCGTTGATTGTTGTCGGCTGTGTGAGCGCCACGCCCGCTGCGTTGTTGATGACAAGATTGTTCACGGTTGTCGGCATCTGCGTGCTTGTGACTTGCGCGACCGAGCCGTTGAATGTGTAGTTCCCCTCCGCACTGAATGAATTGCCGCCGCCGTTGCTCGCCCCCGTGCACAAAATGGCGCCAGCAAGACCGTCTGCGTGACCTGTTGCAACGGTACCACCGGCAACGACAATGAAGCTGCCGGTATTGAAAGAGGTGATTACGGATGTACCAAGATTTACCGTAGAGCCGGCAGCTACTTCCATCGTGAAGTGGCCGGTTCCCGTGCCGTATTGCACATTCGTCAGAGAGACGTCGTGCGTTCCGTTACCGGCAAAAGTCATCTTGTTAATTCTGGTTGCGCCCGAGTTTTGCAGCGTTGCGTTCGAAACCGTGAAGTCGCCGTAAAGATTGAACGTCACGTCGGGGGCGCTTCCCCGGCTCACGCTGAAGTTTCCGCCTGTTACGGTGATATTGCCAAGAACATTCACGACAATTGTCGCGGCGGAACTGGAACCATTTGTCGAGAACTGCCCGCCTCTGACAATAATGTCTCCGTTGATGTTGATGGGTGTGAGAATTGCTGCGGGGCTCGTCAATTGAACCCTGACCGACCCGGTTGCGTCTACTTCAAAATTCCCGTGAATTGTATTTCCGCCCGTCAGGCCCAGATCCACGTTGGCGGTTTGCCCGGTACAATTCCATAAAAAGTGATGGAAATCCTGATTCAAATTGTTCGGTTTTGAGCCGCTGATGTACCCCGTTACCTTGCATATCGATCCTGCTGCCCACGTTGCTTCGGGAATTGAGCCGTTGTTCTGCGCATGATCGTACATTCCCCCGTCGGCAAATGTCAGACTCGGGGCACCGCCTATCTTTCCCTGGTTGACAAGCGTCCCCGAAATGGATACAGCCACATTGACGAAGATGGAATCCGTTGCGCGAATAGTGATTGTCTCCGAGCCGGTGGGCGGTACTGCGGGAAGCGACCATGCCGTACCGTTCCACCGTTCCCAGTTTCCGGCCGCGCTCCAGTTTCCGCCGGTGGTGTTACTGCGATAGTCGCCAACCGATTGGGCAAAGGTCATTCCCGTCGCACTGAACAAAAGGACGATCAAAGCAAGTATTGTTGTTCTCATGTTACACCTCCGTGAATATATTGTGGATTGAAAAAAATGTTCAATGACATGGCGAATACTACCAAGGAAATACGTACGCAACATCCGCACTGATGGCGTGACGTCCTTCGCTGTTCAAATTAACATTGCTTCCCCATACATCCTGATACTTCATCAACCCGTACTCGTACGCAATATTCAGGCGGGCCGGCCCAAACGCAAACCCCAATCCGGTTGAGTACACGGAATAGACAACCGGCTCTCCTGCAATCGGATTTCCTTCGGGTTCAAATACTTCTGCTTGCCCCCTGATACCCGCTCGCAACGTAAGCCAATCCGAAGCACGATACTCGGCACCGACCCGAAAAACGGAACTCGACAGCCACGGATTGTACGTTGTATCGGGAGAACTGTATTGTGCTGACGCGGTGGAGCGCATTTCGTACTCGAACGAAAGAAGCAACTCTTCTCTCATTTTTATCGAAAGCCCGACTGAACCTCGCCACGGCAAACGGATTTTGTCTTCGCCTGTATGCGTGAAAACAGATGAAGTGCCGCCGGTATCCACGCGTACCTGGTTTGAAAATGTACGTGTAATGGTCGTGGGCGGCTTCACAGATGCGCCGAGTGTTACGTAGTTGCCGAGATACATGGCACTGATGGTGTATTCCTGTCCGCTGTAGTCGGATGTTCCAGATTTCGTTGTCTGTCCGTACACAGAGTCGAGCCGGAAGAAGTTTGCAAAGAATGTGAGCCTGCCCCGCGCATTTCTCTGCTCGAAGTCGTCAGAGCTTCCCTTCAGGATCATTCCGCTGAAGCCTATGTGGATATTGTCGGAAAGGGATCCTGAAAGAGCCGCGCCATATCCGCGCATTCTTCCATCTCTCAACCGGATATATTGCGACCAACGGGCTTCCACGGTATTTACATTTGTCGGCAGCGGAAACGGTGACGGGCGTTGCGAGAGTATTGACGGACTGAGAACGTTGTTGTTTTGATAGTAGTTGTAGAGATTTGCGTATTCGATCGCGCCGATGCCGATTGTGAATCGCATGTCGTCGATAGAAAAGGGCACGCCGATCATCGCCTGAATCGGCAATGCCTGATTTTTGGAACGTGACCAGTTCGGGCCAATTGAATCATAGGGGCGTTGCACAGAATCACCCGGATTTCCACCGAAACGGATGATCGTCGTATCGCCATTTACAATAACCGTATCACCGTAGCGCGGGTCGGGAATGAGATGCGTCAATCCTTCCATCAACAGACTGAAGTTTGAATAGTATTTGAGCGGTGCGTATTGTTGGATTTGCTTCATCGAAGAATGGCGCTGAACCCCGCCGAGTGAAATCTGAAATCCCTCAAGCGTCTGAAGCGAAGCCGGATTGGCGAACATCAAACCCAACTCATTAACACGGCCAAGCGTGATACCACCCGAGGCCCGTGACGCTGCCGATTGCATCGTTCGCTGGTCAAGTCCCTGAATCGTCAGCGGTACATCATATCCTTGAGCAATACAAAACTGCGACAGCAGCAGGCAAACCCCAATTGATGCCACAATGTGCGTGTGTCGGTGTGTCATTGCAGTTCTGCTCCTAAACTGAAACGCTGTACATTGCCGAGGTACGTACCCAATGTTCCGTAGCTGTAGTCAACTGAAAGGCGAACAGATCCCAGAGTATGCTTGAGGCCCGCTCCGAGCGTAAGTCCTTCCGTGTCATAATTGAATTTATAGCCGGCGCGGAGCGCAAACGTCTCCGCGTATTCATACTCCATCCCGACGTGCTGTTGCTGCGCGTAATCATTGGGTTGGAAGAGATCGAATGCGATGCTCAGCCGATTCTCTTCCGTGTTGAAAAAGAGTGCGTCGCGGCCGATGACATTAGCCGCCGTGCCGAGCCGGAACAGAAGCGGAACGGCGCTGCTTTCGTTTGCATAGGTAATTTCAGCTCCGAAATTCTGGACGGACGCGGCTATTTGAATCGAGCGGAAGCCTGTGTTGTACCGGACTCCGAAATCGAACAGTAATCCGTTTCCCCATGTTTTGACTTCCCGCGAAGCATAACTGCCTCCCTGTGGAACAAGCGCAGTGACCATGCGTCCGTTGTACAGCGATTCGTGTGCGTACTTGATGCTGATACCCGTCGAGAATCGATCGGTCAGGCTGCGGGCATAGGTTACACCGACCAAGTAGCTGAACGGCCTGAATGTTCTTCCTGTAAAGCCGGGAAAATCAGGGTCCCAGTATTCGGCCAGCGTGCTT encodes:
- a CDS encoding T9SS type A sorting domain-containing protein, with amino-acid sequence MKHAFYLVAVLVLIPARGILAQTAGDFRSAATGDWSSAATWETYNGTEWEAATLAPTSTDGSISIQSGHVVTVIADVSVDQLTINTGGTVVVNSGVRLTIVDGTGTDIAVSGTLTVNGTVRLDGTAVTFTTTNGTVSYGAGSRHEHATNNNNVPKTAGSGIVTWHPTSTIEVTGIIGGSVTSMFLAGTAYGNIIWNSPGMTASNVNFAGNLTNIAGYFRMVSSGATPTIVRFFASGQTNQSVNLAGDFILEGGSFQYCGGTSTGCAFNIGGNWNQTGGTYAANTGSTNMLLMNFTGVNKSFTQSGGAITNTNLEWTVKNGASTTLNNSVVVGTGRTFNVEGGGTLNCGTAVITGPAFTLNAAGTLGIGSPDGITSAGAAGNIQTTARNFDAAANFTYNGSAAQVTGTGLPATANNLTISNANGVTLSGSTAVDGTLSLTSGSLDLNGNDISLGTSGMLSETPGNTVKGSSGVITATRSLNAPDVLTNIAGLGIGIGSSADLGSTAITRGHAVQTGNGNSSISRYFDITPTNNTGLNATFGMMYDVSELNSIPENNLTLFKSVDNGVTWTGQGGTVNTLFKVIYLTDVNSFSRWTAGNSLAPLPVQLASFSATYITNAGVRLDWMTISEINNYGFEVQRSAQRESGYASVSPVIPGHGTTNEPRMYTFTENGVPPGQWFYRLKQIDLDGSIHFSEPVSVDVLTSVAESAPHVFVLYQNFPNPFNPSTQIRFTVEHPAVTKLDVFNLLGAKVATLFDGMAEPGRNYTISFDARNLSSGMYFYRLESGNRIQIRKLTLVR
- a CDS encoding LacI family DNA-binding transcriptional regulator, with amino-acid sequence MKRRSHVTLDDIAKRLKVSRVTVSKALRGHPDISDETTSKVRKIANELGYTPNIMARNLSSRRSHMIGLVVPKIAHYFFGSLIEGVYNAAFENRYETILTVSQENAERERKHLQTLLAMRVDGIIISITQQTKDPEIFHIIRKSGIPLLFVDRRLEPPLPGFSSVLVDDREGVFHAVDHAIKIGYRKLGFVGGDPTINIGRNRLTGFEHALNQHNLPMNKEWIIHGGYGAGDGYNGFKILLNKGPLPEFIFAATYPVALGIYKAAKELGVRIPDDFDLICFGDTDVGEFISPALSVVRQPACDLGARAVQIMLECLAQPDVSREHHVILPTQLVLRETCIERRAQVIPSGEKVVKLKPA
- a CDS encoding glycoside hydrolase family 88 protein — translated: MSRTRIHKFSILGLFAGVLLLPACGNGPASQRIPTDKPWSVRIADSFVLRHPGAVTYDTGFTETKWNYEQGLILWALYQTSLHTGEKKYFDFIHQNLLQYIDSDGRIKTYKRTDYNIDLVAPGRALLRTYDETKDARFRYAADTLRLQLREHPRTNEGGYWHKKIYPNQMWLDGLYMAQPFVAMYASTYGESELFDDIANQFIWIAQHTRDSLTGLYYHAWDESRQMPWADSKTGCSPSFWGRAMGWYVMGLVDVLDYFPAEHSKRANLIAILNDVANGLLKWRDTSSHLWYLILDQGSREGNYLESSSAGMFTYALAKGARLGYLPKEYGQEAGRSFEAICSRHVTVDANGFVDLHNTIKGAGLGGKPYRDGTFAYYTSEAQRSNDIKGYGPFLLAAIELERAKRQ
- a CDS encoding T9SS type A sorting domain-containing protein is translated as MRTTILALIVLLFSATGMTFAQSVGDYRSNTTGGNWSAAGNWERWNGTAWSLPAVPPTGSETITIRATDSIFVNVAVSISGTLVNQGKIGGAPSLTFADGGMYDHAQNNGSIPEATWAAGSICKVTGYISGSKPNNLNQDFHHFLWNCTGQTANVDLGLTGGNTIHGNFEVDATGSVRVQLTSPAAILTPININGDIIVRGGQFSTNGSSSAATIVVNVLGNITVTGGNFSVSRGSAPDVTFNLYGDFTVSNATLQNSGATRINKMTFAGNGTHDVSLTNVQYGTGTGHFTMEVAAGSTVNLGTSVITSFNTGSFIVVAGGTVATGHADGLAGAILCTGASNGGGNSFSAEGNYTFNGSVAQVTSTQMPTTVNNLVINNAAGVALTQPTTINGVLRLMAGVFNNTVPFTLGPSGSISFEGGSLLVTSVGNDGTIPQSFFVEQNYPNPFNPSTAIRFGLPRESQVSIRIFNLIGQKVATLFEGKKQAGTHTLTFDATNLSSGVYIYRVQSGDLVESRRMVLLK
- a CDS encoding PorV/PorQ family protein, with protein sequence MRVMKCLTKCVWLMSMVCVLSVAGYAQKVGTTSMQFLKVMPSARATALGDAYSALATGAEAVFWNPSGLALTQTHDFSSTYINWIFDAQQGALSYAFPLGGIGAVGVQVQYVDYGVFEETSTLAEYWDPDFPGFTGRTFRPFSYLVGVTYARSLTDRFSTGISIKYAHESLYNGRMVTALVPQGGSYASREVKTWGNGLLFDFGVRYNTGFRSIQIAASVQNFGAEITYANESSAVPLLFRLGTAANVIGRDALFFNTEENRLSIAFDLFQPNDYAQQQHVGMEYEYAETFALRAGYKFNYDTEGLTLGAGLKHTLGSVRLSVDYSYGTLGTYLGNVQRFSLGAELQ